In Astyanax mexicanus isolate ESR-SI-001 chromosome 5, AstMex3_surface, whole genome shotgun sequence, a single window of DNA contains:
- the LOC103039140 gene encoding ankyrin repeat domain-containing protein SOWAHC-like, with protein MASECTQEAVLRFLTERGGRARNVDLIEHFRSAIPTEPGKKSAAKEAFKGYVDSVAVVKVDNGEKYVCLKKKFRGGLVGGDRDGRQQDGMERTGDTEQGNGGRNSVVTHATRAVPSESSENGDAKQEIAPGTGCGTAGPGVPGNTSPAGEDQPEAEMGNQVMTRKGSEKGVRKLEDIPEITVLADVSLLHVTDRTEVESMVGSEERCDQTVPDGLESSSPDQTVPDGLKTRTHWKGTYLEGTSSTQDDQQTDGQDASSDQTAPTGPLDLQSESDQKISQWLRRKQSGGSQRGGEQSADEGPFIDINTPKGSRKNFLEHMMSSSPQVRRSMALRSSVYLSNRCKDSARSDGDATSLNSSSGNNMYYENASVALEPLEHEWMMCASDGEWESLQRLLATEPGLIGKKDFVTGFTCLHWAAKLGKAELLALLVSFATQRGVPVDVNARSSAGYTPLHLAAMHNHMEVVKLLVGAYDADVEVRDYSGRKASQYMKSEVAHDVLDIVGAISEADVEVQREVHGGEASGWRLSRVLQANLRPLKLLNHSASEDDVSTVGENAGLVKEKVLRRKTSLRGLRPRLSKIRTRTQIVHSTSLSGHFEREAVETSGSFRSRPKSNLFG; from the coding sequence ATGGCGAGCGAATGCACCCAAGAAGCGGTTCTGCGCTTCCTAACGGAGAGGGGTGGGAGAGCGAGGAACGTGGATCTGATTGAACACTTTCGATCAGCCATTCCGACCGAGCCAGGCAAGAAATCAGCGGCCAAAGAGGCTTTCAAAGGGTATGTTGACAGCGTGGCCGTGGTGAAAGTGGACAATGGGGAGAAATACGTGTGCTTGAAGAAGAAGTTCAGAGGTGGGCTCGTTGGAGGAGACCGTGATGGTCGTCAGCAGGATGGTATGGAAAGGACGGGAGATACGGAGCAGGGGAACGGTGGCAGGAACAGTGTCGTTACGCACGCTACACGAGCTGTCCCGTCAGAAAGCAGCGAGAACGGAGATGCAAAACAAGAAATTGCACCTGGCACTGGTTGCGGAACTGCTGGTCCGGGTGTGCCGGGGAACACCTCGCCTGCAGGAGAAGATCAGCCTGAAGCAGAGATGGGCAATCAGGTCATGACAAGAAAAGGATCTGAAAAGGGAGTCAGAAAACTCGAGGATATACCAGAGATCACAGTGCTGGCAGATGTGTCTCTTCTGCATGTGACTGACAGGACTGAAGTAGAAAGCATGGTTGGGTCTGAAGAAAGGTGTGATCAGACTGTTCCAGATGGATTGGAGAGTAGTAGTCCTGATCAGACTGTTCCAGATGGGTTGAAAACTAGGACTCATTGGAAGGGTACCTACTTGGAGGGTACATCATCTACACAGGATGACCAACAGACAGATGGCCAAGATGCTTCATCAGATCAGACTGCTCCGACAGGTCCACTGGACCTGCAGAGCGAGTCAGATCAGAAAATATCTCAGTGGCTCAGGCGCAAACAGTCTGGAGGGTCCCAGCGTGGTGGTGAACAGTCTGCAGATGAGGGGCCATTTATTGACATTAACACTCCAAAAGGCAGCAGGAAGAACTTCCTCGAGCACATGATGTCAAGTTCGCCACAGGTCCGGCGCAGCATGGCCCTGAGGAGCTCAGTCTACCTGTCCAACAGGTGCAAGGATTCTGCCAGGAGCGATGGCGACGCAACGTCCTTGAACTCCTCCTCCGGCAACAACATGTACTACGAGAATGCTTCAGTTGCTCTAGAACCACTGGAGCATGAGTGGATGATGTGTGCCAGCGATGGCGAGTGGGAAAGCCTACAGCGTCTGCTGGCCACCGAGCCAGGCCTTATTGGCAAGAAAGACTTTGTGACTGGTTTCACATGCCTTCACTGGGCCGCCAAACTGGGCAAAGCCGAGCTGCTGGCTCTCCTTGTGAGCTTTGCCACTCAGCGTGGTGTTCCAGTGGATGTAAACGCCCGCTCCAGTGCCGGCTACACGCCACTGCACCTGGCAGCCATGCACAACCACATGGAGGTAGTAAAACTGTTGGTGGGTGCTTATGATGCTGACGTGGAAGTACGAGACTACAGCGGAAGGAAAGCCAGCCAATACATGAAGAGCGAGGTGGCACACGATGTCCTCGACATAGTTGGGGCTATCAGTGAAGCTGATGTTGAAGTCCAGCGGGAAGTCCATGGTGGAGAAGCCAGCGGGTGGAGGCTGTCCCGGGTCCTCCAGGCCAACCTTAGGCCATTGAAGCTGCTGAATCACAGTGCCAGTGAGGACGACGTGAGCACAGTGGGTGAGAACGCAGGGCTTGTAAAGGAGAAAGTGCTGCGCAGGAAGACGTCTCTGCGCGGGCTTAGGCCCAGACTCAGCAAGATCCGAACAAGGACACAGATTGTGCATAGCACGTCTCTGTCTGGGCACTTTGAGAGGGAGGCTGTGGAAACCTCTGGGTCATTTAGGTCCAGGCCCAAGTCAAATCTCTTTGGGTAA